The Stegostoma tigrinum isolate sSteTig4 chromosome 9, sSteTig4.hap1, whole genome shotgun sequence genome includes a region encoding these proteins:
- the ltv1 gene encoding protein LTV1 homolog has protein sequence MPHRKKKPFIQKKSAVTFHLVHRSQKDPLVADENAPQRVLLPAERADIQKRKEEERKYGIFFDDTYDYLQHLKEASPVAELVASSVSQKECRDNITTGDGDLQEEVQQIPVHSINLPSSVFASEFEEETGLLNKAAPVRGPRLDLDPDIVAALDDDFDFDDPDNILEDDFVVKAVGRGSAENAEVDSDEDDWEDTEDEDFDSAGAVSDDDDDDDDGSKMINYEGGVREFPFMDEETRSCFTAYSMTSSVMRRNEQLTLLDDRFEKLYKEYDDDEIGALDHHELEGPIQVDSARLDDVISDYHMQKAKDCQMPDDLGPRGNVLLKGDEDEEDEEIEVLVLEEPTEQWDCESILSTYSNLYNHPQLITDPPKLYPIKVSKKTGIPLDVLPKRSLTAKQLERMEMINVSDIPRASTQARPRNESKEDKKVRKQKIKGERKERRQEKKANRNAFKMEKARQEQVVLNLRQNLQGIKLGL, from the exons ATG CCTCACCGCAAGAAGAAGCCCTTCATTCAGAAGAAATCAGCGGTGACCTTCCACCTGGTGCACAGAAGCCAaaaagatccactggttgcagaCGAGAACGCCCCCCAGAGAGTACTGCTACCAGCAGAG AGAGCAGATATACAAAAGCGGAAGGAAGAGGAGAGGAAATATGGCATCTTCTTTGATGATACTTATGACTACCTGCAGCATCTGAAAGAGGCATCTCCAGTTGCTGAGCTTGTGGCCTCTAGCGTATCCCAGAAGGAGTGCCGAGACAACATAACCACAGGAGATGGAGACCTGCAGGAGGAGGTGCAACAGATTCCC GTTCACTCCATTAATCTGCCATCATCAGTTTTTGCTTCAGAGTTTGAAGAGGAAACTGGATTGCTGAACAAAGCAGCTCCTGTACGAG GACCTCGCCTAGACCTCGATCCAGATATTGTCGCTGCTCTCGATGATGATTTTGATTTTGACGATCCAGACAACATTTTGGAGGATGACTTTGTGGTGAAGGCAGTCGGGAGAGGGAGTGCGGAGAATGCTGAAGT GGATTCCGATGAGGATGACTGGGAGGATACAGAGGACGAAGACTTCGACTCAGCTGGTGCCGtctctgatgatgatgatgatgatgatgatggctcAAAGATGATTAATTATGAAGGCGGGGTGAGGGAATTCCCCTTCATGGACGAGGAAACCAGGAGTTGCTTCACTGCTTACTCTATGACATCATCTGTAATGAGACGAAATGAGCAGCTCACGCTGTTGGACGACCGTTTTGAGAAG TTGTACAAAGAGTATGATGATGATGAGATCGGAGCTCTGGATCACCATGAACTCGAGGGTCCAATTCAGGTGGACAGCGCACGACTGGATGACGTTATCAGTGATTACCACATGCAGAAAGCAAAAGA CTGTCAAATGCCCGATGACCTGGGGCCAAGGGGCAATGTTCTGTTAAAGGGAGATGAAGATGAGGAAGACGAGGAGATTGAAGTTCTTGTCCTTGAGGAACCAACTGAGCAATGGGACTGTGAATCCATCCTTA GCACCTATTCAAATTTATATAACCACCCACAGCTGATAACTGACCCGCCTAAG CTGTATCCAATCAAGGTATCAAAAAAAACAGGGATTCCCTTGGACGTTTTACCGAAAAGGAGTCTGACTGCTAAACAATTGGAGCGAATGGAAATGATTAATGTCAGTGACATCCCCAGAGCCTCAACACAGGCACGACCACGGAATGAGAGCAAAGAAGACAAGAAAGTCCGgaaacagaaaattaaaggaGAAAGGAAG GAGCGAAGACAGGAGAAAAAAGCAAacagaaatgcatttaaaatggagaaagcaAGACAGGAACAAGTGGTGCTGAACCTGAGACAGAACTTGCAGGGGATCAAACTCGGATTATAG